The sequence below is a genomic window from Brettanomyces bruxellensis chromosome 9, complete sequence.
atttattcaaaaacCTTTTTAAGGAATACGTGAAAAGCGAAGATATTTTTCGACTCGTCAATCGACAATTGGTAgacgttttttttctccatcGATATAGCTGAAGTGCTGGGGGAAGTGATCTAATGAAGAGCGAGGAAAAACGTggacaaaaaatatatatatatacaaaaaaaaaacgcaTTGTCATCACTTAGGGGAAAAAAGGTCATGTGTGTTATGTACAGTCTTTTAACGATCTTTACAGGAATAAACGCAGGGAAAAATTCATGAAGATGCTAGGAATTAAAGCTCGCCAAAATTATAGAATAAAAAACGAGGTGTACAATTTTGAATCCAGGGATTTAGCCAGCTTTGAAGAACACATTTTCCAAAGTCGACGGGTTGGACGGAGTTAAAGTTGGGCTTAAAATTCCATGTTGCGAGGTCATTTGAAAGAGGTCGTGCGGGAATTGgtgggaaaaaagaaaaataataactgaagtgaaaaaaaaaaatgctttgGCAACTTGATTGACCAGTAAAAGAACTTTTTGCGGTGGAGAGACGCCGACTTGGCTGAATTAGGAAAACAGTACGGAGAATtatattgatgaaaatttaaaattaaaatcatCGCGATTTATTAGTCAAAGCGGGCCGAAATAATAGAAAATGAGAGAGGTCAAAGGGGCCGATAAGATTAGTTTAcaagtcgatcgacgaAGCACACAAATGACATATCAAAGCAGTTAAAACCCCCAAAGCCCCAAATAAAAGATTCTAAAGTTTCGGGGCATTTTTTCTGAACATgttcatatatatatttagtATATCAAAAGGGGGGAAGGTTCTTAACTTTGTGCCCAAAGTACCAATAAGTAAAATTCATGTCTAACAACCAAAGCCAAATTTAGAGTCTCCCGCGATTGACTCATTGAAAAAGTgcacaaaaatttttcgGAATTGTTTTTGTGTTCTTTAAAGCCGCTTCTCCAGGACCACGATAAAGCAAATCAGGCGTGGAGGAAAAAGTGTGACCCATTCTTGAAAACTAAGGGAAATtcggaaaatttttttctttgataatATGATCTAAGCAAgtgtgtatatatatatatacatgccattttcttttttctcaatcCCAATATCAATCTTCAGCCCGTGCTCTGACCAACCATTTagaatttcctttttggAGTTTTGCTAGTTGATTACAGGCGAACAATTCGTTGGGTATAAAATCATTTTATCTTACTTTGTATTGATTACATTCTTCGGATTaaggataaagaaaagccaAATTTAATCTTGTTAACTATAGTTGAAAATCATTAACGATGAGTATTAATAATAAGAACCCATATGGACCAAATCCTAGCGATTTTCTGTCGAATGTGAATAGCTTTGAAATTATAGACACTACTCTTCGGGAAGGTGAGCAATTTGCGAATGCATTTTACACCTTGGACTCTAAGGTTAAGATTGCCAAGGCACTCAGTGATTTCGGCGTTGATTACATAGAGCTGACTTCGCCTGTGGCCTCGCCACAGTCCAAGATTGAATTAGAAACAGTCTGCAAGTTGGGCTTGAAGTGTAAGGTGTTAACTCATATTAGATGCAATATTAACGATGCCAAGGTGGCTGTTGCATGTGGTGTGGATGGTGTGAATGTTTTTATTGGTACTTCACAGTTTATGAAGAGGTATTCTCATGGTAAGGATATGTCATTTATTACGAACGCTGCTATTCAAGTTATAGAATTTGTCAAGTCTAAGGGTCTTGAAATCAGATTCAGTACGGAGGATTCATTCAGATCGGATATGGTTGATttgttgaatatatataccaCTGTCGATAAGATTGGCGTGAACCGTATTGGAATTGCTGATACAGTTGGAGGTGCTAATCCAAGACAAGTTTACGATCTCGTGCGTACAATTAAATCTTGCGTGAGTTGCGATATCGAAACTCATTTTCATAACGACACTGGCTGCGCAATCGCCAACGCTTACACAGCCTTGGAGGCTGGTTCAAAGTTCATAGATACGACTGTTTTAGGTATCGGTGAAAGAAACGGTATTGTTGCTCTTGGAGGTTTCATGGCTAGAATGGTTGTTTCTGCTCCTGATTATGTCAAGTCCAAGTATAAGCTCACAAAGCTCCGTGAATTGGAGACCTTGGTTGCCGAAACTGTTAAGGTGAATATTCCATTCAACAACCCTATTACTGGATTCTGTGCTTTCACACATAAGGCCGGTGTGCATGCAAAGGCTATTCTTGCTAACCCTGCCACCTATGAGATCATCAATCCAGCAGACTTTGGCCTTTCCAGATATATACACTTTGCTAGTAGGCTGACTGGATGGAATGCTATTAAAGCAAGAGTGGAACAATTGAATTTGGACTTGGCTGATGATCAGATCAAGGAGGTTACCAAAAAGATCAAGAGCATGGGAGATGTGCGACCATTAAACATTGAGGATGTTGATTCCATCATTAAGGATTATCATTCAGATTCTAAGAAGATTGAACTTGCGAAGAAGGAACAGGAGGAACATCGTGAAGCTCTGGAAAATCTGGCCGGAGATGATAAGGCAGAAGATGAACCAGAACAAAAGAGGCGCAGAGTCGAAAACTAGGTGGGAATGAAAAACAatgcaaaacaaaaaatgtatatataatatGATTCCTCTTGGTTGCTTTTATACACAGACATGTCAAAGCTATATAACggtttaatttttatttgattcattCAAGATCCTTCGGGCTGGTTAGTTGATTAAATGTATTGTAACAGGCAAAAAGGTAGTAGTAATAGATAGTAATACattctctcctttttttttgcttcgtGGATTGAACCGCCACAGGCTGGCGTATAGGCagtgataaaaaataaggagagagaaagaaagatagaTCAGCagaataaaacaaatgtaTAAGGCTGGGTAGTCAATGCTAACAGCAAgatgaacaaaaaaaatttagtcACCATTTTCCGAAGATGGAGCTTCATCTGACTTCGGTCTCGTATGTATTTTAGCATATTCATGGCAATATTCGATACCTGATCGAAGCATGCAATCTTCAACTCTTTTTGTACGCTCTTCGATTTCTCCATTTATATCCCTTGAACTTAAAACAAGTTTGGTATGCTTATAAAACCCAAGAACATAGTTTAACACGTGCCTCAAAAACACCACCTGGACGTTTTCATCGGCTTCACTCAAGGTTAATGCCATGTAATCGTCATATTTGGGAATCTCTTTGGCAGACGGGTCGAAAGGCTGAATATCCTGTGGGAGTTCATCAGAGATATGCCAAAACGAGATCTCGTTCGCATTTAACACGTTGTTGCCGTCATCACAGTATGTAGAGGTCAAATCATCCCATGACATAacatcttttccaaagtCTATACTACTTGAAAGTAGATCAATTCTAAAAGAGTTTTCCTGCCTCACAAGAACCATTATGTTTGGTCTGTACAACATGGCGCCACAGCCACATTCATCAATATGGGTTTTCACGAATCCCACCCATATTTCAAGTGGGTAATCTGGGTCCAGAATTCCATCTCTTCGAAGCATTCTTTGGACTATCTTTCTAGGAATAGACCTTAAACTTGTGGCACCACGAACAGATGTAAGTAATCCACCTCTATCAATGTCTGTCTTCTTGCCATTCTGTTGTACGATATCGCAATAACCAGTGTCTAAATCACacttaaaaatttttaatgGATCTAAGGCGTAGAACATGTACATCCAGCCTCTGGAACCTGGAGGAGGAGGCGGTGATATATTGCTGAAGAATGGtgtccaatttttttcgaaTGGGTAATCCCCCATAAGAGATGTGCGCAACATTAAAGTCTCTTTCTTGTGCCCTGGTTTGGTATGACGTAGTGGAAATGTTGCGTACAtagttcttcttcctcgAAGATCCTGATTGAACACGGCAACGGGCTCATGAACATCACCCGTGCTCTTATATAAAATTCTCGGATCTTCTGGCCCTAACAAATCGGATCTGCTCTCGACATCAAGATTTATGtctaaaatatttggaaatttaaTTGATATGCCATCCAAAATAGTTTCGTTCTTTGTTCTTTCGTAGTTGACAACTGCACTCTTGAGTTCTTTGTCATCAATATCAACATATCTCAAACGGCGACCTTTAATCTCCTTCCAATTTGGATCAAACAACTGCAAACGAATGAACGAAACCAACGGAATCTTATTCGGGGAGTAAACAATCCTACTCATCATAAGGTGATATTTCTGATCAGGGAGCCAGACAGATGAGCCTGTAAATCGATACCAATCTGTTAGCGAGGAAAAGTCGTAGCTGTCAAGATCGGCGTCTTCCCCAGCTATTATTGATCCGTATCCAGTCTTACGTAAATACTGATTGAGGGActcaaaatcatcatctaACAAACGGGAGTCCGTATATTCTAACTGGGAGTCTGCATCTTCTGGAACGTATTCAATATCACCACATGTTAAATCCAAGAAATAATTCTCATCATTGCTCAATTCATGTGTACCATAGAAAGACTTCAATTTCATAGAACTGTACCTGGATTCCAAAATGGTTTTTGAAAGGCAGGGATCATTCTTAAATTCCTTTTCTATCCgatatttttctctctgCTTAGGGTCCTCATTACCATCGTCCTTTGATGGTGCATCATCAGAacttttatcttcttcaacatcaactTCCTTAGCTGCGGatttactattttttttttctgactTTGCCTTGTCGGCCTGATATAGTTTATCCAAAAATATGTCCGTTTCATCCTTTATGCTCAAAGAAGTTTTAGATACCGTATCAGATATCGTGATCTCCAGAGGGGAAGAAACAATTTGTATCTTAACAAGCATTATGTAAACAAACATTACAACAACTGCAGCGAGCACATACTTGCTCTCTTTGGCTCGAAGCCGAAGTGCCCCGTGAAGGAGCCGTTGTATGTTCAACATCGACATCTTTTTGGATCAAAGCCAGGCAAATGTAGACGAATCTTCACTGGAATACCAAAATAATAACCACAAAGAGAATGGATCAATGCAAATGGGACAAGGATACACGGGTATTGATCCGTGGAAAGAAATCGTATGTCACAATGCAGGCTTTTTGTAAAAGAAATAGTTCAAATTGACGCAGTTAAATCGAAAGTATCTAAAGATGAGGCTGCCGAGATACTAATATAATGAAAACCCgcaaaaatagaaataaaacGGAACTAAGAAAATTATAGGATTTCTTAATAATTGCATTGCAATCGCAAGCCTGGACGCGACCAcagataaatataataaacatTTAATTAGTACGGGGCCCAGAATGGATTGTTCAACGgcacgaaaaaaaaggagaattGAAATTTGCAGAAACAGACACGTTGCCGGTTATTGCAGATAACACATAATTTTCAGTTCGTCTATAAAGggtaaaatgaaaagaagcaggcAAGCACGAGGGTGATTTTTAAcattattcaaatataataatgGAATTGGTTTCCATCTGGCCTAGGACGTAAATCTTTTAAGATTATTTGATAGTTGCTACTATGCGATACACTGTAACAAAGATAATTTAATTATGTACCACCCCTTCTGTCAGGGAGAATAataattcaaaaataaagggtCCAGAAACGAGGTGAAACTTTAAATTAAAGTGTAAACTattttggatgatgaaaattcatTCGGATTacacattttcaaattaatTCATAATTGTCCTCAAACTGTTAccaataaaatattacataGCAGAATGCTCATCCAGCAATTAAGAGAAGTTACACGTAATAGCATTAAATATTGTTTTAGATCAAACAAATAACTGTTATGCAACCTGCGGAGACGTTCAATAGTTTGAGAACCAATTTTTACTGATTGTTGgttctaaaaaaaaataacaattGTCTATGCTACCGAccgttttattttattgtatttagTACTCGGAAATGTCATTTATTCTAGTATTCTTTTTCCAGTAATCCTCTTCACGAGAACTGAAATGATTAAGTCATTGTGTCGAGGCCTAACAGTGCTAAATGCTGTATGAACTTGTTTAGTAAACGAAGCATATCATATTAACAAGTCTGGCTTCAATTTTTAAAgcattttatctttattgGACCATTTAGGAGAAGGAAGTTATCACTCCGAATTGTGACTTGACCTGTTGTACCATACTATACTAAGTTAAGAAATGCACTCAATTTGTTTATCTATGAAGAGCTAAATAGGTAAATTCTCAAGAAGTATACATCAAATCACCTTTGTCAAACAGGTTCTAACATTGACAATAATGTATTTACAAACATAGAAATTAAAACATATAATGCTAATCTTTCGGATGCCTTAAGATGAACATTTTAAATGCAGTTCGCATACCGGACATCTATACACCTGTCACCGCTTCTGTAGACTGAACAGTATTTTATCTCCACGTGATCTCAGAAATTTA
It includes:
- the LYS21_2 gene encoding homocitrate synthase lys21, with translation MSINNKNPYGPNPSDFLSNVNSFEIIDTTLREGEQFANAFYTLDSKVKIAKALSDFGVDYIELTSPVASPQSKIELETVCKLGLKCKVLTHIRCNINDAKVAVACGVDGVNVFIGTSQFMKRYSHGKDMSFITNAAIQVIEFVKSKGLEIRFSTEDSFRSDMVDLLNIYTTVDKIGVNRIGIADTVGGANPRQVYDLVRTIKSCVSCDIETHFHNDTGCAIANAYTALEAGSKFIDTTVLGIGERNGIVALGGFMARMVVSAPDYVKSKYKLTKLRELETLVAETVKVNIPFNNPITGFCAFTHKAGVHAKAILANPATYEIINPADFGLSRYIHFASRLTGWNAIKARVEQLNLDLADDQIKEVTKKIKSMGDVRPLNIEDVDSIIKDYHSDSKKIELAKKEQEEHREALENLAGDDKAEDEPEQKRRRVEN
- a CDS encoding uncharacterized protein (CAZy:GT91), whose protein sequence is MLVKIQIVSSPLEITISDTVSKTSLSIKDETDIFLDKLYQADKAKSEKKNSKSAAKEVDVEEDKSSDDAPSKDDGNEDPKQREKYRIEKEFKNDPCLSKTILESRYSSMKLKSFYGTHELSNDENYFLDLTCGDIEYVPEDADSQLEYTDSRLLDDDFESLNQYLRKTGYGSIIAGEDADLDSYDFSSLTDWYRFTGSSVWLPDQKYHLMMSRIVYSPNKIPLVSFIRLQLFDPNWKEIKGRRLRYVDIDDKELKSAVVNYERTKNETILDGISIKFPNILDINLDVESRSDLLGPEDPRILYKSTGDVHEPVAVFNQDLRGRRTMYATFPLRHTKPGHKKETLMLRTSLMGDYPFEKNWTPFFSNISPPPPPGSRGWMYMFYALDPLKIFKCDLDTGYCDIVQQNGKKTDIDRGGLLTSVRGATSLRSIPRKIVQRMLRRDGILDPDYPLEIWVGFVKTHIDECGCGAMLYRPNIMVLVRQENSFRIDLLSSSIDFGKDVMSWDDLTSTYCDDGNNVLNANEISFWHISDELPQDIQPFDPSAKEIPKYDDYMALTLSEADENVQVVFLRHVLNYVLGFYKHTKLVLSSRDINGEIEERTKRVEDCMLRSGIEYCHEYAKIHTRPKSDEAPSSENGD